TCGAACCGCTCGGGGACGGCGTCGGTGGAGGGCAGGAGCTTGTCCGGGTGCAGCGTCCCCAGGAACGCCGGGGCGGCCACCAGCACCCCGCAGTGCGGCCCGAGGAACTTGTACGGCGAGCAGACGAAGGTGTCGCAGCCCAGCTCGGCGAGGTCGACCGGGGCGTGCGCGGTCAGGTGCACCCCGTCGACGTGGAAGAGCGCACCGGCGGCGTGCACCACCCCGGCGATCTCGGCCAGCGGCGGGCGGGTGCCGATGAGGTTCGAGGCGCCGGTGACGGCGACGAGCACCGTGGCGTCGGTGACCTGGCCGGCCACGTCGGCGGCGGTGAGCTCGCCGGTGGCCGGGTCGAAGGGCACCCAGCGGACGGTGGCCCCGGCGCGCTCGGCGGCCTGCACCCAGGGCCGGACGTTGGCGTCGTGGTCCAGCCGGGTCACCACGACCTCGTCGCCCGGGCCCCACCCCGCGGACAGCGTGCGGGCCAGGTCGTAGGTGAGCGCGGTGGCGCTGCGCCCGAAGACGACGCCCCCGGGGTCGCCCCCGACCAGGTCCGCGATCGCCTGGCGGGCGGCCAGCACGACGGCGTCGGCGGTGCGCTCGGCAGCGGTGACCCGGCCCCGGTTGGCGGTCGGGGCGACCATCGCGGCGTGCACGGCGTCGGCCACCGGGGTGGGCACCTGGGTGCCGCCGGGCCCGTCGAAGTGCGCGGCCCCGCCCTGCAGGGCGGGGAAGGCGGACCGGACGGCGGCGACGTCGTAGCGCACGGGGAG
This sequence is a window from Geodermatophilaceae bacterium NBWT11. Protein-coding genes within it:
- a CDS encoding cysteine desulfurase-like protein, whose protein sequence is MRYDVAAVRSAFPALQGGAAHFDGPGGTQVPTPVADAVHAAMVAPTANRGRVTAAERTADAVVLAARQAIADLVGGDPGGVVFGRSATALTYDLARTLSAGWGPGDEVVVTRLDHDANVRPWVQAAERAGATVRWVPFDPATGELTAADVAGQVTDATVLVAVTGASNLIGTRPPLAEIAGVVHAAGALFHVDGVHLTAHAPVDLAELGCDTFVCSPYKFLGPHCGVLVAAPAFLGTLHPDKLLPSTDAVPERFETGTLPYELLAGTTAAVDFLAGVLGAEGPRRPRLLAAMAALEEHEDVLRDRLETGLAELPGATLWSRAGHRTPTLLVTFEGRDAGDAYRFLAERGVNAPAGSFYALEASRWLGLGDTGGLRVGLAPYSDDADVDRLLQGLREFLATT